One window from the genome of Hoplias malabaricus isolate fHopMal1 chromosome 18, fHopMal1.hap1, whole genome shotgun sequence encodes:
- the scaf4a gene encoding SR-related and CTD-associated factor 4 isoform X1 produces MEAVSYVFRHKADCTVFAADERALMQNTLFSLMESKPPISRAKMISITKSAIKAIKLYKHVVQIVEKFIKKCKPEYKVPGLYVVDSIVRQSRHQFGADKDVFGPRFTKNITGTFENLCLCPVEDRSKIVRVLNLWQKNGVFKIEVIQPLLDMAAGSTSSAGGPADNGPDMAASPPSPAREAESHPMVSTNSVPVSVPQLQNSDAFAAVAQLFQSSQGQQLQQMLQTIQQPGKPQSPALENNMMASLPIQNMSAQPSPGLAPRLPHVTQPVEKKATFDKKLLDRFDYDDEPEGGEEGKKDETSSIQPAFGFPEGVQQAQQVAASFPPQANQMQHFQQHMLSMTQEQQVLPPNGQLQNFSLMPPQPYPGMMPLMGQPPTAVPPGFTGAFPPQNDAFPQLMPGHQEPPVGLDASSRHPPDSRRSRSRSGSRSPKRRRSRSNSRSRRSRHRRSRSRSRERRRHSPRSRSQERRDRERDRERRQRGLPPIKPDTLSVCSTTLWVGQLDKRTQQQDVACLLEEFGQIESINMIPPRGCAYIVMVHRQDAFRALQKLSRGTFKVNQKAIKIAWALNKGIKSDFKQYWDVELGVTYIPWSKARAEDLDDFREGGVLDTDTLSPEWKGVQNELENPEESSQNGRAEVGQPDKNPAPPSVQAPSVQPVAAAGAVGVPPPGFPGPINIMPHSFPPGVPPPPGAFMRPGFNPMQMPPGFLPPGAMPPIGSSGPPPPASGMGLPPVVSSSEELSGDSASMGPRMNREGTDGFNAVQGMNVQNPPGLLGSRPGMMPLQRPPVMPPPHMQRFPMPPPRPGMPPMPPQMMPPRGPPQMMHREPPPGGFGMPPHGIRGPFPPPGPPFLRPSGPRGPDGPEDLEGRTFRGERPGPGRERDRDQDWFGGRRPFGEGRSGDRSESRERFGGWHEEADQRGGWDRSRERRDWRRSPDGEREREPSREGEERVKRREREPGTRERSTRWDRDDRLDKLGNISSQPNGHETLRDSSSSEQSADSGKGLAQAKEETLPPPTEVKAEAETPGPAAEIQKQPAEQSKTEES; encoded by the exons TTGTTCTCCCTGATGGAGTCAAAACCACCTATATCCAGGGCAAAGATGATTTCTATTACAAAGTCTGCCATAAAAGCCATTAAA TTATACAAGCATGTTGTTCAGATTGTTGAGAAATTCATCAAGAAG TGCAAACCTGAGTACAAAGTCCCAGGGCTTTATGTGGTGGACTCCATTGTGCGACAGTCACGTCATCAGTTTGGTGCAGACAAAGATGTGTTCGGTCCCAGGTTCACTAAGAACATCACAGGGACGTTTGAGAACCTCTGCTTATGCCCTGTGGAGGACAGA AGTAAAATTGTGCGTGTCCTGAACCTGTGGCAGAAAAATGGAGTTTTTAAGATTGAGGTGATTCAGCCACTCCTGGACATGGCTGCTGGTTCTACAAGCTCAGCTGGAGGTCCAGCTGACAATGGCCCAGATATGG CTGCATCCCCTCCTTCCCCAGCCAGGGAAGCAGAGAGCCATCCAATGGTATCAACGAACTCTGTACCAGTATCCGTGCCACAGCTGCAGAACTCTGATGCCTTTGCTGCTGTAGCTCAGCTGTTTCAATCCTCTCAAGGCCAGCAG CTCCAGCAGATGCTGCAGACAATCCAGCAGCCTGGAAAGCCCCAGTCTCCTGCACTGGAGAACAATATGATGGCCAGCCTGCCGATACAGAATATGTCTGCGCAGCCATCTCCTGGTCTGGCTCCTCGCCTCCCACACGTTACGCAGCCTGTAGAGAAGAAAGCCACTTTTGACAAG AAACTTCTTGACCGTTTCGATTATGATGACGAGCCAGAAGGCGGTGAGGAGGGCAAGAAGGACGAGACATCCTCCATCCAGCCTGCTTT TGGCTTTCCTGAAGGAGTACAGCAGGCTCAACAAGTAGCTGCATCTTTCCCTCCTCAAGCCAATCAGATGCAGCACTTTCAGCAGCACATGTTGAGCATGACTCAAGAACAACAG GTTCTACCTCCAAATGGGCAGCTCCAGAATTTCAGCCTAATGCCTCCTCAACCCTACCCAGGGATGATGCCTCTGATGGGTCAGCCTCCCACTGCAGTTCCTCCAGGCTTCACTGGAGCCTTCCCTCCTCAGAATGATGCCTTTCCTCAGCTCATGCCAGGACATCAG GAGCCCCCTGTGGGGTTAGATGCCTCTTCAAGACATCCCCCAGATAGCAGGAGGTCTAGGTCACGTTCAGGTTCAAG ATCTCCAAAGAGGAGGAGGTCACGGTCAAATTCACGCTCTAGACGTTCGCGACATCGGCGTTCACGCTCTCGATCCAGAGAGAGGCGGCGCCACTCTCCTCGCTCCCGGTCTCAGGAGAGAAGAGACAGGGAAAGAGATCGAGAACGCAGACAAAGAGGCCTGCCTCCTATCAAACCTGACACACTAAGCG tGTGTAGCACAACTCTGTGGGTGGGACAGCTGGACAAGAGGACCCAACAGCAGGATGTGGCTTGTCTCTTAGAAGAGTTTGGCCAGATAGAGTCAATAAAT ATGATTCCCCCTCGAGGTTGTGCCTATATTGTCATGGTTCATCGACAAGATGCGTTTCGCGCTCTCCAGAAGCTTAGCAGAGGCACATTCAAAGTCAACCAAAAAGCCATCAAG ATTGCCTGGGCTCTGAACAAAGGCATAAAGTCAGATTTTAAGCAGTACTGGGATGTGGAGCTTGGTGTCACCTATATCCCCTGGTCTAAAGCCAGGGCTGAGGACCTGGACGATTTCAGAGAGGGAGGTGTACTGGACACAGATACACTTTCCCCGG AATGGAAGGGAGTTCAGAACGAGCTGGAGAATCCTGAGGAATCGTCCCAGAATGGAAGGGCTGAGGTAGGGCAGCCGGACAAGAACCCAGCTCCACCTTCTGTGCAG GCTCCTTCTGTCCAGCCAGTAGCGGCTGCTGGTGCAGTTGGTGTCCCACCCCCAGGCTTTCCTGGACCAATAAACATAATGCCACACTCTTTTCCACCTGGGGTTCCACCACCTCCTGGTGCATTTATGAGGCCTGGATTTAACCCCATGCAGATGCCACCAG GATTTCTCCCTCCTGGTGCTATGCCTCCAATTGGTTCTTCTGGacctcctccaccagcatcaggAATGGGCTTGCCACCAG TGGTTAGCAGCTCAGAGGAATTATCAGGTGACTCAGCAAGCATGGGCCCCAGAATGAACAGGGAAGGAACTGATGGGTTTAATGCCGTTCAAG GAATGAATGTCCAAAATCCACCAGGGCTTCTAGGATCAAGACCAGGCATGATGCCACTCCAGCGTCCTCCAGTGATGCCTCCTCCCCACATGCAGCGCTTCCCTATGCCACCTCCAAGGCCAGGCATGCCCCCAATGCCCCCACAAATGATGCCTCCTAGGGGCCCTCCTCAAATGATGCATCGTGAACCTCCACCAGGTGGATTTGGCATGCCTCCACATGGCATTAGAGGCCCTTTCCCTCCTCCAGGGCCTCCATTCCTGAGGCCTAGTGGACCGCGAGGGCCTGATGGACCAGAGGATCTTGAGGGGCGAACCTTCAGGGGTGAGCGTCCTGGTCCAGGTAGGGAACGGGACAGGGATCAGGACTGGTTTGGAGGACGCAGGCCATTCGGCGAAGGCCGTAGCGGTGACAGGTCGGAAAGCCGGGAGCGCTTTGGGGGCTGGCATGAGGAGGCGGACCAGAGGGGTGGTTGGGACAGGTCACGAGAACGCAGGGACTGGAGAAGGAGTCCAGACggggaaagggaaagagagcCTAGTAGGGAGGGAGAGGAGCGTGTCAAACGCAGGGAAAGAGAGCCGGGCACACGCGAGAGAAGCACTCGCTGGGACAGGGACGACAGACTTGACAAACTGGGCAACATTAGCAGTCAGCCCAACGGACATGAGACGCTCAGAGACTCTAGCAGCTCCGAGCAGTCTGCAGACTCTGGTAAAGGACTCGCCCAAGCCAAGGAGGAAACCTTGCCCCCTCCCACTGAAGTAAAGGCAGAAGCTGAGACACCTGGACCCGCAGCAGAAATTCAGAAACAACCTGCAGAACAAAGTAAGACTGAAGAATCGTAG
- the sod1 gene encoding superoxide dismutase [Cu-Zn] has protein sequence MAQKAVCVLKGTGEVTGTVHFEQKDGSDVVKVTGEISGLAPGLHGFHVHAFGDNTNGCVSAGPHYNPFNKNHGGPTDEVRHVGDLGNVTAEDDGVAKINIEDKLLSLKGQYSIIGRTMVIHEKQDDLGKGGDEESLKTGNAGARLACGVIGIAQ, from the exons ATGGCTCAGAAAGCGGTGTGTGTCCTGAAAGGAACAGGAGAAGTCACCGGCACGGTTCATTTTGAGCAGAAG GATGGCAGTGATGTAGTGAAGGTTACAGGAGAGATCTCTGGGCTTGCCCCTGGCCTTCATGGATTTCATGTCCATGCTTTTGGTGATAACACAAATG GCTGCGTCAGTGCAGGGCCACACTATAACCCCTTCAACAAAAACCATGGTGGGCCTACTGATGAAGTCAG GCATGTAGGAGATCTGGGAAATGTGACTGCTGAAGATGATGGTGTTGCCAAAATAAACATTGAGGATAAACTGCTGTCACTGAAAGGACAGTACTCAATCATTGGGAGGACAATGGTG ATTCACGAGAAGCAGGATGACTTGGGTAAAGGTGGAGatgaggaaagtctcaaaactGGTAATGCTGGTGCTCGCCTTGCTTGTGGTGTTATAGGCATTGCTCAGTGA
- the scaf4a gene encoding SR-related and CTD-associated factor 4 isoform X2 produces the protein MDAVNAFNHELFSLMESKPPISRAKMISITKSAIKAIKLYKHVVQIVEKFIKKCKPEYKVPGLYVVDSIVRQSRHQFGADKDVFGPRFTKNITGTFENLCLCPVEDRSKIVRVLNLWQKNGVFKIEVIQPLLDMAAGSTSSAGGPADNGPDMAASPPSPAREAESHPMVSTNSVPVSVPQLQNSDAFAAVAQLFQSSQGQQLQQMLQTIQQPGKPQSPALENNMMASLPIQNMSAQPSPGLAPRLPHVTQPVEKKATFDKKLLDRFDYDDEPEGGEEGKKDETSSIQPAFGFPEGVQQAQQVAASFPPQANQMQHFQQHMLSMTQEQQVLPPNGQLQNFSLMPPQPYPGMMPLMGQPPTAVPPGFTGAFPPQNDAFPQLMPGHQEPPVGLDASSRHPPDSRRSRSRSGSRSPKRRRSRSNSRSRRSRHRRSRSRSRERRRHSPRSRSQERRDRERDRERRQRGLPPIKPDTLSVCSTTLWVGQLDKRTQQQDVACLLEEFGQIESINMIPPRGCAYIVMVHRQDAFRALQKLSRGTFKVNQKAIKIAWALNKGIKSDFKQYWDVELGVTYIPWSKARAEDLDDFREGGVLDTDTLSPEWKGVQNELENPEESSQNGRAEVGQPDKNPAPPSVQAPSVQPVAAAGAVGVPPPGFPGPINIMPHSFPPGVPPPPGAFMRPGFNPMQMPPGFLPPGAMPPIGSSGPPPPASGMGLPPVVSSSEELSGDSASMGPRMNREGTDGFNAVQGMNVQNPPGLLGSRPGMMPLQRPPVMPPPHMQRFPMPPPRPGMPPMPPQMMPPRGPPQMMHREPPPGGFGMPPHGIRGPFPPPGPPFLRPSGPRGPDGPEDLEGRTFRGERPGPGRERDRDQDWFGGRRPFGEGRSGDRSESRERFGGWHEEADQRGGWDRSRERRDWRRSPDGEREREPSREGEERVKRREREPGTRERSTRWDRDDRLDKLGNISSQPNGHETLRDSSSSEQSADSGKGLAQAKEETLPPPTEVKAEAETPGPAAEIQKQPAEQSKTEES, from the exons TTGTTCTCCCTGATGGAGTCAAAACCACCTATATCCAGGGCAAAGATGATTTCTATTACAAAGTCTGCCATAAAAGCCATTAAA TTATACAAGCATGTTGTTCAGATTGTTGAGAAATTCATCAAGAAG TGCAAACCTGAGTACAAAGTCCCAGGGCTTTATGTGGTGGACTCCATTGTGCGACAGTCACGTCATCAGTTTGGTGCAGACAAAGATGTGTTCGGTCCCAGGTTCACTAAGAACATCACAGGGACGTTTGAGAACCTCTGCTTATGCCCTGTGGAGGACAGA AGTAAAATTGTGCGTGTCCTGAACCTGTGGCAGAAAAATGGAGTTTTTAAGATTGAGGTGATTCAGCCACTCCTGGACATGGCTGCTGGTTCTACAAGCTCAGCTGGAGGTCCAGCTGACAATGGCCCAGATATGG CTGCATCCCCTCCTTCCCCAGCCAGGGAAGCAGAGAGCCATCCAATGGTATCAACGAACTCTGTACCAGTATCCGTGCCACAGCTGCAGAACTCTGATGCCTTTGCTGCTGTAGCTCAGCTGTTTCAATCCTCTCAAGGCCAGCAG CTCCAGCAGATGCTGCAGACAATCCAGCAGCCTGGAAAGCCCCAGTCTCCTGCACTGGAGAACAATATGATGGCCAGCCTGCCGATACAGAATATGTCTGCGCAGCCATCTCCTGGTCTGGCTCCTCGCCTCCCACACGTTACGCAGCCTGTAGAGAAGAAAGCCACTTTTGACAAG AAACTTCTTGACCGTTTCGATTATGATGACGAGCCAGAAGGCGGTGAGGAGGGCAAGAAGGACGAGACATCCTCCATCCAGCCTGCTTT TGGCTTTCCTGAAGGAGTACAGCAGGCTCAACAAGTAGCTGCATCTTTCCCTCCTCAAGCCAATCAGATGCAGCACTTTCAGCAGCACATGTTGAGCATGACTCAAGAACAACAG GTTCTACCTCCAAATGGGCAGCTCCAGAATTTCAGCCTAATGCCTCCTCAACCCTACCCAGGGATGATGCCTCTGATGGGTCAGCCTCCCACTGCAGTTCCTCCAGGCTTCACTGGAGCCTTCCCTCCTCAGAATGATGCCTTTCCTCAGCTCATGCCAGGACATCAG GAGCCCCCTGTGGGGTTAGATGCCTCTTCAAGACATCCCCCAGATAGCAGGAGGTCTAGGTCACGTTCAGGTTCAAG ATCTCCAAAGAGGAGGAGGTCACGGTCAAATTCACGCTCTAGACGTTCGCGACATCGGCGTTCACGCTCTCGATCCAGAGAGAGGCGGCGCCACTCTCCTCGCTCCCGGTCTCAGGAGAGAAGAGACAGGGAAAGAGATCGAGAACGCAGACAAAGAGGCCTGCCTCCTATCAAACCTGACACACTAAGCG tGTGTAGCACAACTCTGTGGGTGGGACAGCTGGACAAGAGGACCCAACAGCAGGATGTGGCTTGTCTCTTAGAAGAGTTTGGCCAGATAGAGTCAATAAAT ATGATTCCCCCTCGAGGTTGTGCCTATATTGTCATGGTTCATCGACAAGATGCGTTTCGCGCTCTCCAGAAGCTTAGCAGAGGCACATTCAAAGTCAACCAAAAAGCCATCAAG ATTGCCTGGGCTCTGAACAAAGGCATAAAGTCAGATTTTAAGCAGTACTGGGATGTGGAGCTTGGTGTCACCTATATCCCCTGGTCTAAAGCCAGGGCTGAGGACCTGGACGATTTCAGAGAGGGAGGTGTACTGGACACAGATACACTTTCCCCGG AATGGAAGGGAGTTCAGAACGAGCTGGAGAATCCTGAGGAATCGTCCCAGAATGGAAGGGCTGAGGTAGGGCAGCCGGACAAGAACCCAGCTCCACCTTCTGTGCAG GCTCCTTCTGTCCAGCCAGTAGCGGCTGCTGGTGCAGTTGGTGTCCCACCCCCAGGCTTTCCTGGACCAATAAACATAATGCCACACTCTTTTCCACCTGGGGTTCCACCACCTCCTGGTGCATTTATGAGGCCTGGATTTAACCCCATGCAGATGCCACCAG GATTTCTCCCTCCTGGTGCTATGCCTCCAATTGGTTCTTCTGGacctcctccaccagcatcaggAATGGGCTTGCCACCAG TGGTTAGCAGCTCAGAGGAATTATCAGGTGACTCAGCAAGCATGGGCCCCAGAATGAACAGGGAAGGAACTGATGGGTTTAATGCCGTTCAAG GAATGAATGTCCAAAATCCACCAGGGCTTCTAGGATCAAGACCAGGCATGATGCCACTCCAGCGTCCTCCAGTGATGCCTCCTCCCCACATGCAGCGCTTCCCTATGCCACCTCCAAGGCCAGGCATGCCCCCAATGCCCCCACAAATGATGCCTCCTAGGGGCCCTCCTCAAATGATGCATCGTGAACCTCCACCAGGTGGATTTGGCATGCCTCCACATGGCATTAGAGGCCCTTTCCCTCCTCCAGGGCCTCCATTCCTGAGGCCTAGTGGACCGCGAGGGCCTGATGGACCAGAGGATCTTGAGGGGCGAACCTTCAGGGGTGAGCGTCCTGGTCCAGGTAGGGAACGGGACAGGGATCAGGACTGGTTTGGAGGACGCAGGCCATTCGGCGAAGGCCGTAGCGGTGACAGGTCGGAAAGCCGGGAGCGCTTTGGGGGCTGGCATGAGGAGGCGGACCAGAGGGGTGGTTGGGACAGGTCACGAGAACGCAGGGACTGGAGAAGGAGTCCAGACggggaaagggaaagagagcCTAGTAGGGAGGGAGAGGAGCGTGTCAAACGCAGGGAAAGAGAGCCGGGCACACGCGAGAGAAGCACTCGCTGGGACAGGGACGACAGACTTGACAAACTGGGCAACATTAGCAGTCAGCCCAACGGACATGAGACGCTCAGAGACTCTAGCAGCTCCGAGCAGTCTGCAGACTCTGGTAAAGGACTCGCCCAAGCCAAGGAGGAAACCTTGCCCCCTCCCACTGAAGTAAAGGCAGAAGCTGAGACACCTGGACCCGCAGCAGAAATTCAGAAACAACCTGCAGAACAAAGTAAGACTGAAGAATCGTAG